A portion of the Eubacterium maltosivorans genome contains these proteins:
- a CDS encoding ATP-binding protein, which translates to MTTESSDNINRVIASDIFSTLSFYRPVLEHPILKDFLILSKAYESGLKGAEYRKEYLDTYYHLKSLMLGYSFNKSEDTNYAKTPWKDFLITQIVGNENPLTLLFERGPVTKQHPFAKSMYHEFEIFMKLYHFDWDTFLKETNLDDTNIFSAHIFFPVPPCDEIDLAFSTENIDKAFTATNEYINHHGLGIFEINVSFKIVDGGRLSPITNQKYKPMDSLVGYDMQKKELIANTASFINNYTGLNVLLQGDMGTGKSTMVKALLDTFKDTKLKMVEIKKDQLEYIPSVIEYVKKRPYPFILFIDDLSFDEDDADYKIFKNVMEGSLEENPQNVLIYATSNKRHLVTETMSERDNAVHTKDVMEEKLSLSSRFGLVLTFEVPNQKGYLSMVLELAKEAGINMPAARIESLAIQWELRHLNRSGRTAEQFIDYLKINSFTED; encoded by the coding sequence ATGACAACTGAAAGCTCTGATAATATAAATCGTGTGATTGCGTCAGATATCTTTAGTACACTTTCCTTTTACCGCCCCGTTCTGGAGCACCCGATCCTCAAGGATTTTCTGATTCTTTCAAAAGCCTATGAATCCGGCTTAAAGGGCGCCGAATATCGAAAGGAATATCTGGACACATACTATCATTTGAAATCTCTGATGCTGGGCTATTCTTTTAATAAAAGCGAGGACACCAATTACGCTAAAACTCCCTGGAAGGATTTTCTGATCACCCAGATCGTCGGGAATGAGAATCCTCTGACGCTTTTATTCGAAAGAGGTCCCGTTACTAAGCAGCACCCCTTTGCCAAAAGCATGTACCATGAATTTGAAATTTTCATGAAGCTCTATCACTTTGACTGGGATACCTTTTTAAAGGAAACAAATCTTGACGACACCAATATCTTTTCTGCCCATATCTTTTTCCCGGTTCCTCCCTGTGATGAAATCGATCTGGCCTTTTCTACTGAGAACATCGATAAAGCCTTTACCGCCACCAACGAATACATCAACCATCACGGTCTTGGAATTTTTGAAATTAATGTCAGCTTTAAAATTGTGGACGGTGGACGCCTTTCCCCTATTACCAACCAAAAATATAAGCCTATGGATTCCCTTGTCGGCTATGATATGCAAAAAAAGGAACTCATTGCCAATACTGCCTCCTTTATAAACAATTACACTGGTCTGAACGTACTGCTTCAAGGAGATATGGGTACCGGAAAATCCACGATGGTCAAAGCCCTGCTGGATACCTTTAAGGATACCAAGCTTAAAATGGTTGAAATAAAAAAAGACCAGCTGGAATATATCCCCTCGGTCATCGAATATGTAAAAAAACGGCCTTACCCGTTCATTCTTTTTATCGATGATCTCTCCTTTGACGAGGACGATGCAGACTATAAGATTTTCAAAAATGTCATGGAGGGCTCTCTCGAGGAAAACCCGCAGAATGTGCTGATTTATGCCACCTCCAACAAACGCCATCTTGTAACTGAAACCATGTCCGAACGCGATAACGCGGTTCATACCAAGGATGTCATGGAAGAAAAGCTCTCACTTTCTAGCCGTTTTGGTCTGGTGCTCACCTTTGAGGTTCCTAATCAGAAAGGCTATCTCTCCATGGTTTTGGAACTCGCAAAGGAGGCCGGTATTAATATGCCCGCCGCAAGAATCGAGTCTCTGGCCATCCAATGGGAGCTGCGGCATCTTAACCGTTCCGGACGTACGGCTGAGCAGTTTATCGACTATTTAAAAATCAATTCCTTTACGGAAGACTAG
- a CDS encoding M23 family metallopeptidase, with protein sequence MKTSKFGDKLSSVEEKINARLDKFNDKIGKRIFTARASAIVVTAFMVCVGTGIAHVQTTAYEVLYNGQSIGYVKDQSTFDNALGELQQKLSKEYGNDNVIIADDIKLKPARTMGEKLDVDQCAETIYNAGVDVKLKGAAIMIDGKAAIQTDSKETAEKALNDFKKQYAQVEGATVLSSELKQNVTIDEQNVEVPDAKNYDVTMSYLKEGNEITAQTTVQPGETDGNLIAANRGTTVDRLAAMNADKDLNALKEGDVLNTTQKSPVLTVVTIVEKQYQEEIPFETEEQPTDELMTGEEEEIQKGENGQKDIDAVFTYENGQEVGKEVKSENTTKEPVKAVKRVGTKEAAAAPVSRGSISGSGQFLIPTSGLVGEIGRPGGGSSNHSNGCAVDILNSYGTPVYASAAGTVTRASSFGGYGNCIEIQHEGGYSTLYGHLSSIDVSVGQTVGQGEYIGGTGSTGSSTANHLHFEVKIGGVAQLIQDYIPVSSGAYV encoded by the coding sequence TTGAAAACCTCAAAATTTGGAGATAAGCTGAGTTCTGTTGAAGAAAAAATTAACGCAAGGCTGGACAAATTTAACGATAAAATTGGAAAGCGGATTTTTACTGCCAGAGCGTCTGCCATTGTGGTAACAGCCTTTATGGTCTGTGTCGGAACGGGAATTGCCCATGTCCAGACAACAGCTTACGAGGTGTTGTATAATGGACAAAGCATTGGATATGTCAAAGATCAGAGTACCTTTGATAACGCTCTCGGAGAGCTGCAGCAAAAGCTTTCAAAGGAATATGGCAATGATAATGTTATTATTGCAGATGATATCAAGCTTAAGCCTGCCCGTACAATGGGAGAAAAGCTCGATGTGGACCAGTGTGCCGAGACCATTTATAATGCCGGAGTCGATGTTAAGCTCAAGGGGGCAGCCATCATGATTGATGGAAAGGCAGCCATCCAGACCGACTCTAAGGAGACAGCAGAAAAGGCGCTGAATGATTTTAAAAAGCAGTACGCCCAGGTAGAGGGTGCGACCGTTTTAAGCTCTGAGCTTAAGCAAAATGTCACGATTGATGAGCAAAATGTGGAAGTGCCTGATGCAAAAAATTATGATGTTACGATGTCATACCTGAAAGAAGGAAACGAGATTACAGCTCAGACCACCGTTCAGCCGGGGGAAACTGATGGAAATCTTATTGCGGCCAACCGTGGAACAACTGTTGACCGTCTAGCAGCCATGAACGCTGATAAGGATCTGAATGCTTTAAAGGAAGGTGACGTCCTGAATACAACTCAGAAGTCGCCTGTACTGACAGTGGTTACCATTGTCGAAAAGCAGTATCAGGAAGAAATCCCCTTTGAGACAGAAGAACAGCCTACCGATGAGCTGATGACTGGCGAAGAGGAAGAAATACAGAAAGGGGAAAACGGCCAGAAGGATATCGATGCTGTTTTTACCTATGAAAACGGCCAGGAGGTCGGTAAAGAAGTTAAATCAGAAAATACTACCAAGGAGCCAGTCAAGGCAGTTAAACGTGTGGGAACAAAGGAAGCGGCAGCTGCGCCTGTATCCAGAGGCTCCATCAGCGGCAGCGGACAGTTTCTGATCCCGACCAGCGGCCTTGTGGGTGAAATAGGACGCCCGGGCGGCGGATCAAGCAATCACTCCAATGGCTGCGCTGTGGATATTTTGAACAGCTACGGCACCCCGGTTTATGCATCAGCGGCTGGAACAGTAACGCGCGCGTCAAGCTTTGGCGGCTATGGAAACTGTATTGAAATTCAGCATGAAGGCGGCTACTCGACATTGTACGGCCACCTGAGCAGCATTGATGTCAGTGTTGGACAGACTGTCGGCCAAGGTGAATATATTGGAGGAACCGGTTCTACCGGATCTTCAACGGCTAACCATCTTCATTTTGAAGTGAAGATTGGCGGTGTTGCCCAGCTTATTCAGGATTATATCCCTGTTTCGTCTGGCGCTTATGTTTAA
- a CDS encoding DUF6323 family protein: MKNFQITLLNSGTLDIVEKENAILCTNDNAAKYGLSLTPDEAHRLTMYNAGELKSHGRIEIGQGILPKIIRAVCHSQSLWPENYIQTLEELVEAFYIIKEDTLDRISDDCIIEHLADALDRGLTNAEDILMDRQINALCRSKLHKQEI; encoded by the coding sequence ATGAAGAATTTTCAGATTACACTGCTGAATTCTGGTACTCTAGACATTGTTGAAAAAGAAAATGCCATTCTCTGTACCAATGATAACGCCGCTAAATACGGCCTTTCCCTCACTCCTGACGAAGCCCATAGGCTGACCATGTATAATGCCGGCGAACTCAAAAGCCATGGACGTATAGAAATTGGCCAGGGCATACTGCCAAAAATCATCCGCGCGGTCTGCCACTCTCAAAGTCTCTGGCCAGAAAACTATATCCAAACCCTTGAAGAATTGGTCGAAGCCTTCTATATTATCAAAGAGGACACTCTGGACCGTATCAGCGACGACTGCATCATCGAGCATCTGGCAGATGCTCTGGACCGCGGATTGACAAATGCCGAAGATATCCTGATGGATCGACAAATTAACGCACTTTGCAGAAGCAAATTACACAAACAGGAGATTTAA
- a CDS encoding RecX family transcriptional regulator codes for MSDPKTVQKAYDQSLNYISFKNRTEKEMVDYLEKKEYSERVIAEVMAKLIQYAFINDTAYVKNYCYNNIHFNFWGRIKMRYDLKKRGIPHELIASLEELYTPEQERICCEKQYEKAARQYSRESYRKRKGKIYTFLQRKGFPGEVIREVIEANLPEDETENLTEEEAEALLEKQMTELRRFYEKYRRMQENKGYTGRELKQRVTRNLMSRGYSYDQIRIMTEEDE; via the coding sequence ATGAGTGATCCTAAGACAGTTCAGAAAGCCTATGACCAGAGTCTGAATTACATTTCTTTTAAAAATCGGACTGAAAAGGAAATGGTCGACTATCTGGAAAAAAAAGAGTACAGTGAGCGTGTGATTGCAGAGGTTATGGCAAAGCTTATACAGTATGCCTTTATTAACGATACCGCTTATGTAAAGAATTATTGCTATAACAATATTCATTTCAATTTCTGGGGCAGGATTAAAATGCGTTATGACCTGAAAAAACGTGGGATTCCTCACGAGTTGATCGCCAGCTTAGAGGAGCTTTATACGCCGGAGCAGGAACGGATATGCTGCGAGAAACAGTATGAAAAAGCGGCCCGTCAGTACAGCCGGGAAAGCTACAGGAAACGCAAAGGTAAAATCTATACCTTTTTGCAGAGAAAGGGATTTCCGGGTGAGGTTATCCGCGAGGTGATCGAGGCTAACCTGCCAGAGGATGAAACTGAAAACCTGACTGAGGAAGAGGCCGAGGCACTTCTTGAAAAACAGATGACCGAACTCAGACGTTTTTATGAAAAATACCGCAGAATGCAGGAAAACAAAGGTTATACAGGCCGAGAACTGAAGCAGCGAGTTACCCGTAATCTGATGAGCAGAGGCTACAGCTACGATCAAATACGAATAATGACCGAAGAAGACGAATAA
- a CDS encoding 2-hydroxyacid dehydrogenase yields the protein MKIVIMEPLGITEDALQTLSMLLRADGHEFIAYENRETDTEKLIERVKDADVVVLANQPFGKEVIDACKNLKLVDIAFTGVDHVDVAACKERGIILCNAAGYSTNAVAELAFGLMIDVYRYIVTCDHETRNGGTIGGLIGHELCGKKLGIVGTGAIGLKVAEIGKAFGCELLAYSRTVRSEGLEMGIKYMDLEELLKQSDIVTLHIPVSPETQGLISRDMLALMKPEAIIINTSRGGVIDNEALADALKEGKVAGAGIDVYEGEPPLPKDHPLLSAPNTVLTPHVAYATKESLYKRAVIVFDNIRCWLEGNPQNRV from the coding sequence ATGAAAATTGTAATAATGGAACCCCTCGGCATTACAGAGGATGCACTGCAGACCTTGAGCATGCTGCTTCGTGCAGACGGGCACGAGTTTATTGCTTATGAAAACCGGGAAACCGACACAGAAAAGCTGATTGAGCGGGTAAAAGACGCCGATGTTGTCGTACTGGCCAACCAGCCTTTTGGAAAAGAGGTTATTGACGCCTGCAAAAATCTGAAGCTGGTGGATATTGCCTTTACAGGGGTTGACCATGTAGATGTTGCCGCCTGTAAGGAAAGAGGCATTATCCTGTGCAATGCGGCGGGCTATTCGACCAATGCGGTGGCCGAGCTGGCCTTTGGTCTTATGATTGATGTCTACCGCTATATTGTGACCTGTGACCATGAAACCCGCAATGGCGGCACCATTGGCGGACTGATCGGCCATGAGCTCTGTGGTAAAAAGCTGGGAATCGTAGGAACTGGCGCCATTGGTCTGAAAGTGGCAGAAATTGGAAAAGCTTTTGGCTGTGAGCTTTTAGCCTACAGCCGGACTGTTCGCTCAGAAGGTCTAGAAATGGGTATCAAGTATATGGATTTAGAGGAGCTCCTCAAGCAGAGCGATATTGTAACGCTTCATATTCCTGTAAGTCCAGAAACACAGGGACTGATCAGCCGGGATATGCTGGCGCTTATGAAGCCTGAAGCCATTATAATCAATACATCGAGAGGCGGAGTTATTGACAATGAGGCACTGGCTGACGCACTAAAAGAAGGTAAAGTGGCCGGCGCCGGCATTGATGTTTATGAAGGAGAACCGCCGCTGCCAAAGGACCATCCGCTTTTAAGCGCACCGAACACAGTTCTTACACCACACGTGGCATATGCTACAAAAGAGTCCCTGTATAAGCGAGCAGTCATTGTATTTGATAATATTCGCTGCTGGCTTGAGGGCAATCCACAGAATAGGGTATAG